One genomic window of Coffea eugenioides isolate CCC68of chromosome 1, Ceug_1.0, whole genome shotgun sequence includes the following:
- the LOC113768099 gene encoding uncharacterized protein LOC113768099, translating into MEHDCVVFVRKFIKCQLHGDVMRTSPTELHSMIASWPCSIWGIDVIGTIDPPASNGHRFILVAIEYFTKWVETESYKQVTKKVMTDFLKKHIICCFGVPETLITDNAKNLNNDMVDGLCEQFKIKHQNSTIYRPQMNGDVEAANKNLKKIIRKMTERHRDWHK; encoded by the coding sequence atggagcatgattgtgtaGTTTTTGTCAGAAAATTTATTAAATGTCAATTGCATGGGGATGTTATGCGCACTTCTCCCACAGAATTACACAGTATGATTGCTTCCTGGCCATGTTCAATTTGGGGTATTGATGTAATTGGAACCATTGACCCTCCTGCTTCAAATGGGCATCGTTTTATCCTGGTGGCGATTGAATACTTTACAAAGTGGGTCGAAACTGAGTCTTACAAGCAGGTGACTAAGAAGGTGATGACAGATTTTCTAAAAAAACACATCATTTGTTGTTTTGGCGTGCCAGAGACATTAATCACTGACAATGCAAAGAATCTCAATAATGACATGGTGGATGGATTGTGCGAGCAGTTCAAAATCAAGCATCAGAATTCTACTATTTATAGACCGCAGATGAATGGAGATGTGGAGGCCGCGAATAAGAATTTGAAAAAGATAATCCGTAAAATGACTGAAAGGCATCGTGATTGGCACAAGTAG